Proteins found in one Hyphomicrobiales bacterium genomic segment:
- a CDS encoding amidase, with amino-acid sequence MAADRTMVGAVGLRDRLASGALRAVELAEDCLARVGAVDEKVRAWAWLDRDHVLQQARALDVYRASGRPLGPLHGLPVAIKDIIDTAGVATENGSRIDSGRVPANDAAVVERLKAAGAIIMGKAATTELAFLHPAKTTNPANTGHTPGGSSAGSAAAVAAGMVPLAIGTQTAGSVIRPAAFCGITGFKPTFGAISRRGILAQSPSLDTVGVMGRDPEDVALLAEALFGHDPLDRSTAPAPHPRLLECVRAGAPLAPTFAFVRTPYWERADPQMREALEELVDLLGENCAEVELPAAFAESDEIRKRIQFAELAKCYHRYLTKGEGLISDELREAAERGARLPARDYISALDWSDVYVAALEQVFSRWDFILTPAAKGPAPEGLASTGDPVFNGLWTLCRMPAVTIPLFEAENGLPMGVQLVGRRGDDGRLLRAARWLADFVTSARD; translated from the coding sequence ATGGCCGCTGATCGCACGATGGTAGGCGCGGTGGGACTGCGTGACCGGCTCGCCAGTGGAGCGCTTCGGGCAGTCGAGCTGGCCGAGGATTGCCTGGCGCGTGTCGGCGCCGTGGACGAAAAGGTGCGGGCCTGGGCGTGGCTCGATCGAGACCATGTCCTGCAACAGGCCCGCGCGCTCGATGTCTACAGGGCGAGCGGGCGTCCACTCGGGCCGCTGCACGGGTTGCCCGTCGCGATCAAGGACATCATCGATACTGCTGGTGTCGCGACGGAGAACGGCTCGCGCATCGACAGCGGCAGGGTGCCCGCCAACGACGCGGCGGTCGTCGAACGCCTCAAGGCGGCCGGTGCGATCATCATGGGCAAGGCGGCGACCACCGAACTCGCCTTCTTGCACCCTGCAAAGACAACCAACCCCGCGAACACCGGGCACACACCGGGCGGCTCATCGGCCGGCTCGGCCGCGGCGGTCGCCGCGGGCATGGTACCGCTGGCCATCGGCACCCAGACCGCGGGCTCGGTGATCCGGCCGGCGGCCTTCTGCGGCATCACCGGCTTCAAGCCGACATTCGGTGCGATTTCACGTCGGGGCATACTCGCCCAATCTCCGAGCCTCGATACCGTCGGTGTGATGGGCCGGGACCCCGAGGATGTGGCGCTTCTGGCCGAGGCGCTCTTCGGACACGATCCGCTCGACAGGTCGACGGCGCCGGCCCCGCATCCACGACTGCTCGAGTGCGTCCGGGCGGGCGCGCCGCTCGCCCCGACCTTCGCCTTCGTGCGCACGCCGTACTGGGAGCGTGCCGATCCGCAGATGCGTGAGGCGCTCGAGGAACTCGTCGACCTGCTCGGAGAGAATTGCGCCGAGGTCGAACTGCCGGCGGCCTTCGCCGAGTCGGATGAAATCCGCAAGCGGATACAATTCGCCGAACTCGCCAAGTGCTATCACCGCTACTTGACAAAGGGGGAGGGGCTCATATCGGACGAACTGCGCGAGGCCGCAGAACGGGGCGCGCGGTTGCCGGCCCGCGATTATATCTCCGCCCTCGACTGGTCCGACGTTTACGTGGCGGCGCTCGAGCAGGTGTTCTCGCGCTGGGATTTCATTCTGACGCCCGCGGCAAAGGGGCCGGCTCCCGAAGGGCTCGCGAGCACCGGCGATCCGGTCTTCAATGGGCTCTGGACGCTCTGCCGGATGCCGGCGGTCACGATACCGCTGTTCGAGGCGGAGAACGGGCTGCCGATGGGCGTGCAACTGGTTGGGCGTCGCGGTGACGACGGCCGGCTGCTGCGCGCGGCGCGCTGGCTGGCGGACTTCGTCACGTCGGCCCGGGATTGA